One window from the genome of Bacillus weihaiensis encodes:
- a CDS encoding GNAT family N-acetyltransferase has translation MVILNQSDFDNVKNGIVFNEIASPTFSFSVLEGYIDGTVYADSKVPETVLIETNSGIYYIVGETNNDDFNDFLFDLYRQRKKENLRFTLFSSTENWDTVIKLNLKNEVKHMSRFSFIYEHNQEATIKDLPSNEYSISEITKEVILNSVEFNDEYYKEYWGSSSNFIEKGFGYCILHNGKVVSECTSIFSSQKYAEIDIATHKDYRGKGLASIVAKTFIEHSLKNHIIPSWDCDVSNKSSIKLAGKLGFGHPKRYSVFV, from the coding sequence TGAAATAGCTTCACCAACCTTTTCATTTTCGGTCTTGGAAGGCTACATAGACGGAACAGTTTATGCCGACTCCAAAGTACCTGAAACAGTGCTAATTGAAACGAACTCAGGTATCTATTACATTGTAGGAGAAACAAACAATGATGATTTCAATGATTTTCTTTTTGACTTATATAGACAAAGGAAAAAGGAGAATTTAAGATTCACTTTATTTTCTTCAACAGAAAATTGGGATACTGTTATCAAACTAAATTTAAAAAATGAAGTAAAACACATGAGCAGGTTTTCTTTTATCTATGAACATAATCAGGAAGCTACTATTAAAGATTTACCTTCTAATGAATATTCTATAAGTGAAATAACCAAAGAGGTCATATTGAATAGTGTAGAATTTAATGACGAGTACTATAAAGAATATTGGGGATCATCATCAAACTTTATTGAAAAGGGTTTTGGTTACTGTATTTTACATAACGGAAAAGTAGTCAGTGAATGCACGTCAATTTTCTCTTCACAAAAATATGCAGAAATTGATATTGCTACTCATAAAGATTATAGAGGGAAAGGTTTAGCATCTATTGTTGCAAAAACTTTTATAGAACATAGTCTTAAAAACCATATCATTCCTAGCTGGGACTGTGATGTATCAAATAAGTCCTCGATAAAATTGGCAGGAAAGTTGGGATTTGGTCATCCTAAAAGATATTCAGTTTTTGTATAA